The Falsibacillus albus genome has a window encoding:
- a CDS encoding aldo/keto reductase translates to MKYNKLGNTDLKISELSFGTWAIGGSWGKRDDHEALKALEYAMDHGVNFFDTADVYGDGHSEELLAKATKGKESSVQVATKFCRAGDIHSPETYSMESVRTFCENSLKRLNREAIDLYQIHCPPMEILRNGKVFEVLEKLKEEGKIRYYGVSVETVEEGVFCLEHSNTSALQVIFNLFRQKPLDRLFPLAKEKNKGILARVPLASGLLTGKFTKESTFEQDDHRQFNRDGDAFNVGETFAGIDFAKGVELSRKLQWIGQDRGNMTRAALKWILEQDAVTSVIPGFRNVKQVEDNLKTLHVKEFSQDEKEILKKFYNEEVHEHIRGAY, encoded by the coding sequence TTGAAATATAACAAGCTTGGAAACACAGATTTGAAGATCAGTGAATTGAGTTTTGGAACATGGGCCATCGGGGGATCCTGGGGAAAACGTGATGATCATGAGGCATTGAAAGCATTGGAGTATGCCATGGATCACGGGGTGAATTTCTTCGATACGGCAGATGTGTATGGAGATGGGCATAGTGAAGAATTACTTGCCAAAGCCACAAAGGGGAAAGAATCCTCGGTTCAGGTCGCCACCAAATTTTGCAGGGCAGGAGACATCCATTCTCCTGAGACGTATTCAATGGAAAGCGTCCGGACTTTCTGTGAGAACAGTCTTAAGCGATTAAATAGGGAAGCGATCGATTTATACCAGATCCATTGTCCACCGATGGAGATCTTACGGAACGGCAAAGTATTTGAAGTGCTGGAAAAGCTGAAGGAAGAAGGGAAGATCCGTTATTACGGGGTGAGCGTCGAAACGGTGGAGGAGGGGGTTTTTTGTCTTGAACATAGCAATACAAGTGCACTTCAGGTCATCTTCAATCTCTTCCGGCAAAAGCCCTTGGATCGGTTATTTCCGCTGGCGAAGGAAAAAAACAAAGGTATTCTTGCTCGTGTCCCGCTCGCAAGCGGACTTTTAACCGGAAAATTCACGAAAGAATCCACCTTTGAACAAGATGATCACCGACAATTCAACCGGGATGGGGATGCCTTCAATGTGGGGGAAACGTTTGCTGGAATCGACTTTGCAAAGGGAGTGGAGCTGAGCAGAAAGCTTCAATGGATCGGACAGGACCGCGGCAACATGACAAGGGCGGCATTAAAGTGGATACTTGAACAAGATGCAGTGACGAGTGTCATTCCGGGGTTCAGAAATGTCAAACAGGTGGAGGACAACCTGAAGACGCTCCATGTAAAGGAATTCAGCCAAGATGAAAAGGAAATTTTGAAGAAATTCTATAACGAAGAAGTTCATGAACATATTCGAGGCGCCTATTAA
- a CDS encoding aldose epimerase family protein, translating into MQMKEVSLSNGWKKFNLWNDHGIKVSVLNYGGIITEITVPDREGTMENIVLDYKDYRDYENDTNFFGAIIGRVAGRIQGAAFEIGGTVYRLEANDGPNHLHGASHGFHRVLWEAESFQSEDAIGIRLSHFSKDGDGGYPGNIEAAVTYRITNENELIVEYEGKTDRTTLFTMTNHSYFNLSGNVKDPIHDHQVILDSHRFLELDEQLIPTGSVVDAFNTPFDFSQGQKLNEGIIADTKQNQVAGQGYDHYFLFDHTQQESVIAKHERNGRVLTIETDQPGMVLYTGNNLPSGLALAKGPSFKHAGVCFETQSSPASLHHEGLPGVILQPGETYHQRTVFRFTTE; encoded by the coding sequence ATGCAAATGAAAGAAGTGTCGCTATCAAACGGTTGGAAGAAATTCAACCTGTGGAATGATCATGGAATAAAGGTCAGTGTTTTGAACTATGGGGGCATCATTACAGAGATTACTGTCCCTGACCGGGAAGGAACGATGGAAAATATCGTGTTGGACTATAAGGATTATCGCGACTATGAAAATGACACCAATTTTTTTGGCGCCATTATCGGCCGTGTTGCGGGCAGGATTCAAGGTGCCGCTTTTGAAATCGGGGGCACTGTTTATCGCCTGGAGGCAAATGACGGGCCGAATCATTTGCACGGAGCGTCACATGGCTTTCATCGTGTGCTTTGGGAGGCTGAGTCTTTCCAGTCAGAAGACGCCATCGGTATAAGACTTTCACATTTTAGCAAGGATGGTGATGGAGGGTACCCTGGCAATATAGAGGCTGCTGTTACATACCGGATCACGAATGAGAATGAATTGATAGTCGAGTATGAAGGAAAAACAGATAGAACAACTCTCTTTACGATGACGAATCATTCCTATTTCAATTTGAGCGGAAACGTGAAAGATCCTATTCATGATCATCAAGTTATCCTGGACAGTCATCGTTTTCTCGAGCTTGATGAACAGCTCATTCCAACCGGTTCCGTCGTAGATGCTTTCAATACCCCCTTTGATTTTTCTCAAGGGCAAAAATTGAATGAGGGCATCATTGCCGATACGAAGCAAAATCAAGTGGCTGGACAAGGCTATGATCATTATTTTCTCTTCGACCATACTCAACAGGAAAGCGTGATTGCCAAACATGAGCGGAATGGTCGAGTACTCACCATTGAAACCGATCAGCCCGGAATGGTCCTTTACACGGGGAACAATTTGCCGAGCGGCTTGGCATTAGCGAAAGGACCGTCTTTTAAACATGCCGGGGTTTGTTTTGAAACCCAAAGCTCCCCCGCTTCCCTCCACCATGAAGGGCTCCCTGGTGTGATATTGCAGCCCGGCGAAACCTACCATCAGCGAACGGTCTTTCGATTCACTACAGAATAA
- a CDS encoding SunI/YnzG family protein, with translation MEVKVSRNGQHLQMKWQLSKIDIPLSEIKEVQNDDTYGGEDKEAIRIGFPYGTTNRVVIKTRSETYIIFTSKSNLKEKILSFMN, from the coding sequence ATGGAAGTAAAGGTATCGAGAAATGGCCAACACCTGCAAATGAAGTGGCAGCTAAGTAAAATCGACATACCCTTATCCGAAATTAAAGAAGTGCAGAATGACGATACATATGGCGGAGAAGATAAAGAAGCAATAAGAATTGGATTCCCCTATGGAACCACAAATCGTGTAGTGATTAAAACCAGATCAGAAACCTATATTATTTTCACCAGTAAAAGCAACTTGAAAGAAAAAATTTTATCTTTTATGAATTAA
- a CDS encoding MarR family winged helix-turn-helix transcriptional regulator yields the protein MKEAIAKEYVALIPNLFSSFSELNQGVVQLSHIQNHVVEYLFMQQKALNLKDISAGLNIAKQQLKNVIKELEADEFVIKEPDPYDKRAVLVSLTAKGNEVQEKKWADIYEKLSGNITKLDEEEQIDLHYALHKVNVLLKKMEERP from the coding sequence ATGAAAGAAGCGATTGCCAAAGAATATGTCGCATTGATCCCGAATCTTTTCAGCAGCTTCAGTGAGTTGAATCAAGGTGTTGTTCAGCTATCCCACATACAGAATCATGTAGTGGAATATCTTTTCATGCAGCAGAAGGCATTGAATCTGAAGGATATCAGTGCGGGGCTGAATATCGCGAAGCAGCAGCTGAAGAATGTGATCAAGGAGCTGGAGGCTGACGAGTTTGTCATTAAAGAGCCCGATCCATACGATAAGCGCGCCGTGCTTGTGTCCTTGACGGCAAAAGGGAACGAGGTACAGGAGAAAAAATGGGCAGATATCTATGAAAAACTGAGCGGGAATATCACGAAATTAGATGAGGAGGAGCAGATCGACTTGCACTATGCCCTCCATAAAGTGAATGTACTATTGAAAAAGATGGAGGAGCGTCCATGA